In Planctomycetota bacterium, a genomic segment contains:
- a CDS encoding S8 family serine peptidase, translating into MLGTTRDSTHPRRVCVRLAIATACAAAGAATAHQDAQAARSTDAVAAGHDRGTLMLRYAEFDPLRVVPATPDALTADATHDAHIVQFATAITHADRESLGRAGARIAKHLPFNAYIVRGDAAVVDAVAGLSSVRWVGPYHPAYKLDEPLLQDLATGASGDDARLYSIQMLERGPKDQNAIAGFVQSIGGVVTGAEPEGFRIEARLTLDQLAEVANRGEVQFIDAKGPGEDDMDIVRGFGGADTVERIAGYTGLGVRAEVLDGGLRTTHVDFAARPPILHGPNGGIYTHGTPVYGIVFGDGSGDARYRGLLPDARGIFASYPRLDLLGGPITRYAHTAELVDPDGVYRAVFQTNSWGDPRTSDYTTISAQMDDIILLHDILITQSQSNSGDTQSRPQAWAKNIVSVGGIGHFDTAGRDDDRHTGASTGPAADGRIKPDLSHFYDVVDTTAGVGDTLYTTFGGTSGATPITAGHFGLLFQMWADAGPALNSAEEQSVFEARPHAATAKALMINTATPWPLGPRIQRLEQGWGAANVATLLRDLDRMLVVDETEVLDAVGDLREYVVMVPEGEAELKITLAFLDPAGTTSSTIHRINDLDLEVRAPDGTRYFGNNGLLGRAYSLPGGAASDVDTVENVFVEAPIPGHWVVRVVVEELNEDARLETPEIDMDYALVVRGIRPCRGDFDGSGSTDAFDFLAFQNAFDAGDPLADFDAGGTLDIFDFLEFVNAFVVGCER; encoded by the coding sequence ATGCTCGGCACCACCCGAGATTCCACCCATCCGAGGCGTGTGTGCGTCCGCCTCGCGATTGCTACGGCATGCGCGGCCGCCGGCGCCGCGACGGCGCACCAGGACGCGCAGGCGGCACGCTCCACCGACGCGGTCGCCGCCGGCCACGATCGCGGCACCCTCATGCTCCGCTACGCCGAGTTCGACCCGCTGCGGGTCGTGCCGGCGACGCCCGATGCGCTGACGGCGGACGCGACCCACGACGCCCACATCGTGCAGTTCGCTACGGCGATCACGCATGCTGATCGCGAGTCACTCGGCCGCGCCGGCGCCCGCATCGCGAAGCACCTGCCGTTCAACGCGTACATCGTGCGCGGCGATGCGGCGGTCGTCGATGCGGTCGCCGGCCTGTCCTCGGTCCGCTGGGTGGGTCCGTACCACCCGGCCTACAAGCTGGACGAGCCGCTGCTCCAGGATCTCGCCACCGGCGCATCCGGCGACGACGCACGGCTGTACTCGATCCAGATGCTCGAGCGCGGTCCGAAGGACCAGAACGCCATCGCGGGCTTCGTGCAGTCGATCGGCGGCGTGGTGACCGGCGCGGAGCCCGAGGGCTTCCGCATCGAGGCGCGGCTGACGCTCGACCAGCTCGCCGAGGTCGCCAACCGGGGTGAGGTCCAATTCATAGACGCCAAGGGGCCGGGCGAGGACGACATGGACATCGTCCGCGGTTTCGGCGGGGCCGACACCGTCGAGCGCATCGCGGGCTACACCGGGCTGGGCGTGCGGGCCGAGGTGCTCGACGGCGGCCTGCGGACCACGCACGTCGACTTCGCGGCGCGGCCTCCCATCCTGCACGGGCCCAACGGCGGCATCTACACGCACGGCACGCCCGTGTACGGCATCGTCTTCGGCGATGGCTCGGGCGATGCCCGCTACCGCGGGCTGCTGCCCGATGCCCGGGGCATCTTCGCGTCGTATCCGCGGCTGGACCTGCTGGGCGGCCCGATCACCCGATACGCCCACACGGCCGAGCTGGTCGACCCGGATGGCGTATACCGCGCGGTGTTCCAGACCAACAGCTGGGGCGATCCCCGGACGAGCGACTACACGACGATCTCGGCGCAGATGGACGACATCATCCTGCTGCACGACATCCTGATCACCCAGAGCCAGTCCAACTCGGGCGATACGCAATCGAGGCCGCAGGCCTGGGCCAAGAACATCGTGTCGGTGGGCGGCATCGGCCACTTCGATACCGCGGGCCGCGACGACGACCGGCACACGGGCGCGAGCACCGGGCCGGCGGCCGACGGCCGCATCAAGCCCGACCTGTCGCACTTCTACGACGTCGTGGACACGACCGCGGGCGTGGGCGACACGCTGTACACGACCTTCGGCGGCACCAGCGGCGCCACGCCGATCACCGCGGGACACTTCGGCCTGCTCTTCCAGATGTGGGCCGACGCGGGGCCCGCGCTCAACTCGGCCGAAGAGCAGAGCGTCTTCGAGGCTCGACCACACGCGGCGACGGCCAAGGCGCTGATGATCAACACCGCGACGCCCTGGCCGCTGGGCCCGCGGATCCAGCGGCTCGAGCAGGGCTGGGGCGCCGCCAACGTCGCCACGCTGCTGCGGGACCTGGACCGCATGCTGGTCGTCGACGAGACCGAGGTGCTCGACGCCGTCGGCGACCTTCGCGAGTACGTCGTCATGGTGCCCGAGGGCGAGGCCGAGCTCAAGATCACGCTGGCGTTCCTGGATCCGGCGGGCACGACCTCCTCGACGATCCATCGCATCAACGACCTCGACCTGGAGGTCCGCGCCCCCGATGGCACGCGGTACTTCGGCAACAACGGGCTGCTCGGGCGTGCGTACTCGCTACCTGGTGGGGCCGCGAGCGACGTGGACACCGTGGAGAACGTGTTCGTTGAGGCGCCGATACCCGGCCACTGGGTCGTGCGGGTGGTCGTCGAAGAGCTGAACGAGGACGCACGCCTCGAGACGCCCGAGATCGACATGGACTACGCGCTGGTCGTCCGGGGCATCCGGCCGTGCCGGGGCGACTTCGATGGCAGCGGCTCGACCGACGCCTTCGACTTCCTGGCGTTCCAGAACGCCTTCGACGCGGGCGACCCGCTGGCCGACTTCGACGCCGGCGGCACGCTGGACATCTTCGACTTCCTGGAGTTCGTCAACGCCTTCGTCGTCGGCTGCGAGCGGTAG
- a CDS encoding argininosuccinate synthase: protein MTPPPQDARRVVLAYSGGLDTSAIVPWLVETYGYEVHCFVADVGQGAEELQGVEDKARASGAASCKVDDLRASFVEDYVFPTLIAGCTYEHTYLLGTAMARPVIAAAQVAYAREVGATALCHGCTGKGNDQIRFEAGFAALAPQMEVIAPWRTWDMHSREDLLDYLAERQIPTTSSAAKIYSRDRNLWHISHEGGPIEDTWSPPPPDVWMMSRDLDETPTDPEVVRLAFEDGRPVAVDGEALGGVALIERLNDLGGRHGVGRVDIVENRVVGIKSRGLYETPGGTILVAALRALEELAFDRDARRYREHMAATFGEIVYAGKWFTPLRQAVSAAAESMASRLTGEVAVRLHRGHAVVEQRRCEAALYDPSLASFSDTPFYDQKHAEGFIRLWTLPQRVEATRLERERSSDAVAEQRPS from the coding sequence ATGACGCCGCCCCCGCAAGACGCCCGCCGCGTGGTGCTCGCCTATTCGGGCGGGCTGGATACCTCGGCCATCGTGCCCTGGCTCGTCGAGACCTACGGCTACGAGGTGCACTGCTTCGTGGCCGACGTCGGCCAGGGTGCCGAAGAACTCCAGGGCGTCGAGGACAAGGCCCGCGCCAGCGGCGCCGCCAGCTGCAAGGTCGACGACCTCCGCGCGTCGTTCGTCGAGGACTACGTGTTCCCCACGCTGATCGCGGGCTGCACCTACGAGCACACCTATCTGCTGGGCACCGCGATGGCGCGGCCGGTGATCGCGGCCGCCCAGGTCGCCTACGCCCGCGAGGTGGGCGCCACCGCCCTCTGCCACGGCTGCACCGGCAAGGGCAACGACCAGATCCGCTTCGAGGCGGGTTTCGCGGCGCTGGCGCCGCAGATGGAGGTCATCGCCCCCTGGCGGACCTGGGACATGCACTCCCGCGAGGACCTGCTGGACTACCTCGCCGAGCGCCAAATCCCCACCACCTCCAGCGCCGCCAAGATCTACAGCCGCGACCGCAACCTATGGCACATCTCGCACGAGGGCGGCCCGATCGAGGACACCTGGAGCCCCCCGCCACCCGACGTGTGGATGATGAGCCGCGACCTCGACGAGACGCCGACCGACCCCGAGGTCGTGCGGCTGGCCTTCGAGGACGGGCGGCCCGTCGCGGTCGACGGCGAGGCGCTGGGCGGCGTGGCCCTCATCGAGCGGCTCAACGATCTGGGCGGCCGGCACGGCGTGGGCCGCGTCGACATCGTCGAGAACCGCGTCGTGGGCATCAAGTCCCGCGGGCTCTACGAAACCCCGGGCGGAACGATCCTGGTCGCGGCGCTGCGGGCCCTCGAGGAGCTCGCCTTCGACCGCGACGCGCGACGCTACCGCGAGCACATGGCTGCCACCTTCGGCGAGATCGTCTACGCCGGCAAGTGGTTCACGCCGCTGCGGCAGGCCGTTAGCGCCGCCGCCGAGAGCATGGCGTCGCGATTGACCGGAGAGGTGGCCGTCCGGCTGCACCGCGGGCACGCGGTCGTCGAGCAGCGGCGGTGCGAGGCCGCCCTCTACGACCCCTCGCTGGCGTCCTTCAGCGACACGCCCTTCTACGACCAGAAGCACGCCGAGGGCTTCATCCGCCTGTGGACGCTGCCCCAGCGCGTCGAGGCGACCCGGCTGGAGCGTGAGCGGTCGTCCGACGCCGTCGCCGAGCAGCGGCCATCATGA
- the argF gene encoding ornithine carbamoyltransferase, whose product MAHRASVDVTVPRALLSVADLEPASIRGVLDLAGRLRGRWSKPPTPLHGMAIAAVFEKPSLRTRASFEIGLTRLGAHVVYMDQAGSPLGERESIRDFARTLERYADATVARVRSHASLEELAEHTRRPLINALSDLEHPCQALGDALTIHVALGGVTGVRVAFIGDGNNVCHSLLLVLGALGGHATVISPSAYGPQAMIVERARTLANASGGSITLSTNPEAVAGHDVIYTDTWVSMGSEAEREERVEAFQRYRVTAELMRHAGSGGRPARFMHCLPACRGVEVDDEVIDGQHSIVYDQAENRMHAQNALAVMMLDQHRPQ is encoded by the coding sequence GTGGCCCATCGCGCATCCGTTGACGTGACCGTTCCGCGGGCCTTGCTATCGGTCGCCGACCTGGAGCCCGCATCGATCCGCGGCGTGCTGGACCTGGCCGGCAGGCTCCGCGGCCGCTGGTCCAAGCCGCCCACGCCGCTGCACGGCATGGCGATCGCCGCGGTGTTCGAGAAGCCCTCGCTCCGCACGCGGGCATCCTTCGAGATCGGGCTGACCCGCCTGGGCGCACACGTCGTGTACATGGACCAGGCCGGCTCGCCCCTGGGCGAGCGCGAGTCCATCCGCGACTTCGCCCGCACGCTGGAGCGGTACGCCGACGCGACGGTCGCCCGCGTGCGGTCGCACGCCAGCCTCGAGGAACTCGCCGAGCACACCCGGCGGCCGCTGATCAACGCCCTGAGCGACCTGGAGCACCCGTGCCAGGCACTCGGCGATGCTCTGACCATCCATGTGGCCCTCGGCGGCGTCACCGGCGTCCGCGTGGCGTTCATCGGCGACGGCAACAACGTGTGCCACTCGCTGCTGCTGGTGCTGGGCGCCCTGGGCGGGCACGCCACGGTCATCTCGCCGTCGGCCTACGGCCCGCAGGCCATGATCGTCGAGCGGGCCCGCACGCTCGCCAACGCCTCGGGCGGCTCGATCACCCTGAGCACCAACCCCGAGGCCGTCGCGGGCCACGACGTGATCTACACCGATACCTGGGTCTCGATGGGCAGCGAGGCCGAACGCGAGGAGCGGGTCGAGGCCTTCCAGCGGTACCGGGTGACCGCCGAGCTGATGCGGCACGCCGGCTCGGGCGGCCGGCCCGCGCGGTTCATGCACTGCCTGCCGGCCTGCCGGGGCGTCGAAGTCGACGACGAGGTCATCGACGGCCAGCACTCCATCGTCTACGACCAGGCGGAAAACCGCATGCACGCCCAGAACGCGCTGGCCGTTATGATGCTCGACCAGCACCGCCCCCAGTAA
- a CDS encoding rhodanese-like domain-containing protein — MAKQHPPRFLAICDDARTRISECSVDHVRAMLDAGEDFDLVDVREESEFANGRLPGARHLGKGVIERDIEAAIPDTDRTIVLYCGGGFRSALAADNLQKMGYGRVISMDGGYRGWTEAGLPTEA; from the coding sequence ATGGCCAAGCAACATCCGCCCCGTTTTCTTGCGATCTGCGACGACGCGCGGACGCGAATCTCCGAGTGCAGCGTCGACCACGTGCGGGCGATGCTCGACGCGGGCGAGGACTTCGATCTCGTCGACGTCCGCGAGGAGAGCGAGTTCGCCAACGGCAGGCTGCCGGGCGCTCGACACCTGGGCAAGGGCGTCATCGAGCGCGACATCGAGGCCGCAATCCCCGATACCGATCGCACGATCGTGCTCTACTGCGGCGGCGGCTTTCGCTCCGCTCTGGCCGCCGACAACTTACAGAAGATGGGCTACGGCAGGGTCATCTCCATGGACGGCGGCTACCGCGGCTGGACCGAGGCGGGCCTGCCGACCGAGGCGTGA
- a CDS encoding TIM barrel protein, whose amino-acid sequence MIRTAFSTVACPAWKLDEVARTAAELGFDGVELRTFGYGSRQFVCDPMMTGARKVARTFGDLGLDVCCLATSIALHTPIRPHVIGRTFLFDQERETRRATRIVDFASQIEAPFVRLFGFEVPEGETRHAAIRLIAQRLATIADHARHRGVTILLENGGSFRTAAALREVLNAVDSPLAAACYGNAVAHAAGDDFGEGVRTLGRRLRLARLKDVRGGVPVLPGDGDREAEAFVRELAGYPYFDGWLSFEWDAAWHDNLAPADEVLPDAIRRIYGWLGGESSGKAVQAHVTEAAEVA is encoded by the coding sequence ATGATTCGCACCGCATTCAGCACCGTTGCATGTCCGGCGTGGAAACTCGACGAGGTCGCCCGAACGGCGGCCGAACTCGGATTCGATGGCGTTGAACTGCGGACCTTCGGCTACGGCTCGCGGCAATTCGTCTGCGATCCCATGATGACCGGCGCTCGCAAGGTGGCCCGCACCTTCGGCGACCTGGGGCTGGACGTGTGCTGCCTGGCGACCTCGATTGCGCTGCACACGCCCATCCGCCCGCACGTGATCGGACGGACCTTCCTGTTCGACCAGGAGCGGGAGACCCGCCGCGCCACGCGGATCGTCGACTTCGCGTCGCAGATCGAGGCGCCCTTCGTGCGGCTCTTTGGCTTCGAGGTGCCCGAGGGCGAGACCCGGCACGCGGCGATTCGCCTCATCGCCCAGCGGCTGGCCACCATCGCCGACCACGCCCGCCATCGCGGCGTGACCATCCTGCTCGAGAACGGCGGCAGCTTCCGCACCGCCGCCGCCCTGCGGGAGGTTCTCAACGCGGTCGATAGCCCATTGGCGGCCGCGTGCTACGGCAACGCCGTTGCGCACGCCGCGGGCGACGACTTCGGCGAGGGCGTGCGGACGCTGGGCCGCCGCCTGCGCCTCGCGCGGCTCAAGGATGTCCGCGGCGGCGTCCCGGTCCTGCCGGGAGATGGCGATCGCGAGGCCGAGGCCTTCGTTCGCGAGTTGGCGGGCTACCCCTACTTCGACGGCTGGCTGAGCTTCGAGTGGGACGCCGCGTGGCACGACAACCTCGCACCCGCGGACGAGGTCCTGCCCGACGCGATCCGCCGGATCTACGGCTGGCTCGGCGGCGAGTCCTCGGGCAAGGCGGTGCAGGCACACGTGACCGAGGCCGCGGAGGTGGCTTGA
- the argB gene encoding acetylglutamate kinase, which produces MSVIVLKLGGSGVDAAIAREPILDAIAGLAEHERLVLVHGGGEAVSRRMAALGIERRKVQGLRVTDDAAIGEVVATLAGLVNHQLVAALRAHDIDAAGLTLTGAGLRCLRRQPVGGVDLGHVGVVAPNGEGGDALALDALLGAGIVPVVSCIGADDDGAPLNVNADDAAAGVADVLGAAQLALLTDTPGVLQRDGRAIERLDRPTAEALIESRVIEGGMVPKVRAALDLSARLRSPVRIASWRDTASPWWQDPNSAGGTTLLDLPSQKPPGA; this is translated from the coding sequence TTGAGCGTCATCGTGCTCAAGCTCGGCGGCTCGGGCGTGGACGCGGCGATCGCCCGCGAGCCCATCCTCGACGCCATCGCGGGCCTCGCCGAGCACGAGCGACTGGTGCTGGTGCACGGCGGCGGCGAGGCGGTCAGCCGCCGCATGGCCGCCCTGGGCATCGAGCGGCGGAAGGTGCAGGGCCTGCGGGTGACCGACGACGCCGCGATCGGCGAGGTCGTCGCCACGCTGGCCGGGCTGGTGAACCACCAGCTCGTCGCGGCGCTGCGGGCCCACGACATCGACGCCGCCGGCCTCACGCTGACCGGGGCCGGCCTGCGGTGCCTCCGCCGGCAGCCCGTGGGCGGCGTGGACCTCGGGCACGTGGGCGTGGTGGCGCCCAACGGCGAGGGCGGCGATGCGCTGGCACTCGACGCCCTGCTCGGGGCCGGCATCGTCCCGGTCGTGTCGTGCATCGGCGCCGACGACGACGGCGCGCCGCTGAACGTCAACGCCGATGATGCGGCCGCGGGCGTCGCCGACGTGCTGGGCGCGGCCCAGCTCGCGCTGCTGACCGACACCCCCGGCGTGCTGCAGCGAGACGGCCGCGCGATCGAGCGGCTCGACCGACCGACCGCCGAGGCCCTGATCGAAAGCCGGGTCATCGAGGGCGGCATGGTGCCCAAGGTGCGAGCGGCGTTGGATCTGTCGGCGCGGCTGCGTTCGCCGGTCCGCATCGCGTCATGGCGGGATACGGCCTCGCCCTGGTGGCAGGACCCCAACTCCGCGGGCGGCACGACGCTGCTCGACCTGCCCAGCCAGAAGCCACCGGGAGCGTAG
- the argC gene encoding N-acetyl-gamma-glutamyl-phosphate reductase, whose protein sequence is MTHRVAIAGATGYTGLELIELVLAHPEFELAGVFGSPGGGHGGRPVGEVFGRLHGRTDLAIEDGTPDAILACRPSVVFLCTPHEASAALAPALLDGVEIVADLSGAFRLPDPADYPRHYGFEHPAPDLLREAAYGLPELDPAGLRDARLIACPGCYPTASLLPMRPLLDAGVVEADWTPLIDAVSGISGAGRAASPRTAFGEVSLQPYNVLAHRHQPEISTHAGRGVLFTPSVAPFFRGMLSVVHLRLAEAMDAANVRGVLASAYADRPFVRMLPHRAWPAVLGVERTNFADIGVAVDDSGTHAVVACAIDNLLKGASGQALQAVNVRLGLPETLGLLPATGAHAAGGSP, encoded by the coding sequence ATGACCCACCGCGTTGCCATCGCGGGCGCGACCGGATATACCGGGCTCGAGTTGATCGAGCTCGTGCTGGCCCATCCCGAATTCGAGCTGGCGGGCGTATTCGGCTCCCCGGGCGGCGGCCATGGCGGCCGGCCCGTCGGCGAGGTGTTCGGCCGGCTGCATGGCCGCACCGACCTCGCCATCGAGGATGGGACGCCCGACGCGATCCTGGCGTGCCGGCCGTCGGTCGTGTTCCTCTGCACGCCACACGAGGCCAGCGCGGCGCTCGCGCCGGCCCTGCTCGACGGCGTCGAGATCGTCGCGGACCTGTCGGGCGCGTTCCGGCTGCCGGACCCGGCGGACTACCCGAGGCACTACGGCTTCGAGCACCCGGCTCCCGACCTCCTCCGCGAGGCGGCGTACGGACTGCCCGAGCTCGACCCCGCTGGCCTGCGGGACGCGCGGCTGATCGCCTGCCCGGGCTGCTACCCGACGGCGAGCCTGCTGCCCATGCGGCCGCTGCTGGACGCCGGCGTCGTCGAGGCGGACTGGACGCCGCTGATCGACGCGGTGAGCGGCATCAGCGGCGCGGGGCGGGCGGCGTCGCCGCGGACGGCCTTCGGCGAGGTGAGCCTGCAGCCGTACAACGTGCTGGCGCACCGCCACCAGCCCGAGATCTCGACGCACGCCGGCCGGGGCGTGCTGTTCACGCCCAGCGTGGCGCCATTCTTCCGCGGCATGCTGAGCGTCGTGCACCTGCGGCTGGCGGAGGCGATGGACGCCGCCAACGTCCGCGGCGTGCTCGCATCGGCCTACGCGGATCGGCCGTTCGTGCGAATGCTGCCCCACCGCGCGTGGCCCGCGGTCCTCGGCGTGGAGCGGACCAACTTCGCCGACATCGGCGTCGCGGTCGACGACTCGGGCACGCACGCCGTCGTGGCGTGCGCCATCGACAACCTGCTCAAGGGCGCCTCGGGCCAGGCCTTGCAGGCGGTGAACGTGCGGCTGGGGCTGCCCGAGACGCTCGGGCTGCTGCCCGCAACCGGCGCGCACGCCGCGGGAGGATCGCCTTGA
- the argH gene encoding argininosuccinate lyase, which yields MTAPPAAMWGGRFDEPPDELFKRFNDSLAFDWRLLPHDVEASIAWAAELAAVGVLTGDESARIAEALRAIERDALALPDPPVETGLEDVHTWLEHELVQRIGDLGKKLHTGRSRNDLVSTDLRLWTRASIADRVRELDALRSALVSIAERHAADPMPAYTHLQPAQPVTIGHWALAHEAMLARDADRLRDALRRVNECPLGCGALAGTAYPIDRHRLATALGFDRPCGNSMDAASDRDFVLEMLACIAACAVHLSRLAEDLIIYNSAEFALVKLSDRVTTGSSLMPQKKNPDGLELVRGKCGRIASAHNAVLMILKSQPLAYNKDNQEDKLALFDASDELSGCLRIAALTIETLAFDVDRCRTRASGGYANATELADYLVARGVPFREAHDVTGRAVRVAIDRGVALEDLPLDALQAVHASIDTDVFEVLGLQSALAKRSAFGGTAPERVAEAARRARS from the coding sequence ATGACCGCGCCGCCCGCCGCGATGTGGGGCGGCCGCTTCGATGAGCCGCCCGACGAGCTGTTCAAGCGCTTCAACGACTCGCTCGCCTTCGATTGGCGGCTGCTGCCGCACGACGTCGAGGCCTCGATCGCATGGGCGGCCGAGCTAGCGGCGGTTGGCGTGCTCACCGGCGACGAATCGGCCCGGATCGCCGAGGCGCTGCGCGCCATCGAGCGCGACGCCCTCGCGCTGCCGGACCCGCCCGTCGAAACCGGCCTGGAGGACGTGCACACCTGGCTGGAGCACGAACTCGTGCAGCGGATCGGCGACCTGGGCAAGAAGCTGCACACCGGCCGCAGCCGCAACGACCTGGTTTCTACCGATCTGCGGCTGTGGACGCGGGCGAGCATCGCCGACCGCGTGCGCGAACTCGATGCGCTGCGTTCCGCGCTGGTCTCCATCGCCGAGCGGCACGCGGCCGACCCGATGCCCGCCTACACGCACCTGCAGCCCGCGCAGCCGGTGACGATCGGCCACTGGGCCCTCGCGCACGAGGCGATGCTCGCCCGCGACGCCGATCGCCTCCGCGATGCGCTCCGCCGCGTGAACGAATGCCCGCTGGGCTGCGGCGCCCTGGCGGGGACGGCCTACCCGATCGATCGCCACCGCCTGGCGACGGCGCTCGGCTTCGACCGCCCCTGCGGCAACAGCATGGACGCCGCCTCCGATCGAGATTTCGTGCTCGAGATGCTGGCGTGCATCGCGGCCTGCGCCGTGCACCTGTCGCGGCTGGCCGAGGATCTGATCATCTACAACAGCGCCGAATTCGCGCTCGTGAAGCTCTCCGATCGGGTGACCACGGGATCATCGCTGATGCCCCAGAAGAAGAACCCCGACGGCCTGGAGCTCGTCCGCGGCAAGTGCGGGCGGATTGCGTCGGCGCACAACGCGGTGCTGATGATCCTGAAGTCCCAGCCGCTGGCATACAACAAGGACAACCAGGAGGACAAGCTCGCGCTCTTCGATGCGAGCGACGAGCTCAGCGGCTGCCTGCGGATCGCCGCGCTCACCATCGAGACGCTGGCGTTTGATGTCGACCGCTGCCGCACGCGCGCCTCCGGCGGCTACGCGAACGCGACCGAACTGGCCGACTACCTGGTTGCACGCGGCGTGCCCTTCCGCGAGGCACACGACGTGACGGGTCGGGCCGTCCGCGTGGCCATCGACCGCGGCGTCGCGCTCGAGGATCTGCCGCTCGACGCGCTCCAAGCCGTGCACGCCTCGATCGACACCGACGTGTTCGAGGTGCTCGGCCTTCAATCGGCGCTCGCGAAGCGGTCGGCATTCGGCGGAACGGCTCCCGAACGGGTGGCCGAGGCCGCACGCCGCGCCCGCAGCTAA
- the queG gene encoding tRNA epoxyqueuosine(34) reductase QueG, translating into MTADDPASRGSEDPAARSRSVLRRCEAMGFALAGIARPGPIRHPTFFEGWLEDGKHGSMAYLAEHADLRADPRGMLEGCRSVVMVADQYATRGDRDERLPPTHGRIARYARGRDYHRVIKKRLHALCDELAAAHPRGRFRAFVDTAPVHERDLAVAAGLGWTGKHTLLIHPERGSWLLLGGVLTSLDLEPADGPVADHCGTCTRCIDACPTGAITPYSVDARRCISYLTIERRHAIPAEFEPAIGDWLFGCDVCQEVCPHNSPRRHATAGPNPAYASERDSFDLLDVLGWTEADRRSAFTRSAMKRATLGMMRRNAVIAAGNRLAELDGASPAAEALAAALEALRDDPREDAELRSIAARSLKRHPPGC; encoded by the coding sequence TTGACCGCCGACGATCCCGCCTCCCGCGGCAGCGAAGACCCGGCGGCACGGTCGCGATCGGTCCTCCGCCGCTGCGAGGCCATGGGCTTCGCCCTCGCCGGCATCGCCCGGCCCGGGCCTATCCGGCATCCGACCTTCTTCGAGGGCTGGCTCGAGGACGGCAAGCACGGCTCGATGGCCTACCTCGCCGAGCACGCCGATCTGCGGGCCGATCCGCGCGGCATGCTCGAGGGCTGCCGCTCGGTGGTGATGGTCGCCGACCAATACGCCACACGGGGCGATCGCGACGAACGGCTGCCGCCGACGCACGGCCGCATCGCGCGGTACGCCCGCGGGCGGGACTACCACAGGGTCATCAAGAAGCGGCTGCACGCGCTGTGCGACGAGCTCGCCGCCGCGCATCCGCGAGGCCGCTTCCGGGCGTTCGTCGATACGGCGCCGGTGCATGAGCGCGATCTCGCCGTCGCCGCCGGCCTGGGGTGGACCGGCAAGCACACGCTGCTGATCCACCCCGAGCGAGGCAGCTGGCTGCTTCTGGGCGGCGTGCTGACGAGCCTCGACCTGGAGCCCGCCGACGGCCCGGTCGCGGACCATTGCGGCACGTGCACGCGGTGCATCGATGCCTGCCCGACCGGCGCTATTACGCCCTATAGCGTCGACGCCCGCCGGTGCATCAGCTACCTGACCATCGAGCGTCGGCACGCGATACCTGCCGAGTTCGAGCCCGCGATCGGCGACTGGCTCTTCGGCTGCGACGTCTGCCAGGAGGTCTGCCCGCACAACTCGCCACGGCGGCACGCCACCGCTGGACCCAATCCCGCCTATGCCAGCGAGCGGGATTCGTTCGACCTGCTCGACGTGCTCGGCTGGACCGAGGCCGATCGACGATCGGCGTTCACCCGGTCGGCGATGAAGCGGGCGACGCTCGGCATGATGCGTCGCAACGCGGTGATCGCCGCGGGCAACCGATTGGCGGAGCTGGACGGCGCCTCGCCCGCGGCGGAGGCGCTCGCCGCGGCGCTCGAGGCCCTCCGGGACGACCCGCGGGAGGACGCCGAACTCCGCAGCATCGCCGCGAGGTCCCTGAAGCGGCATCCGCCGGGCTGCTAG